The Gossypium arboreum isolate Shixiya-1 chromosome 6, ASM2569848v2, whole genome shotgun sequence DNA window AGAAATATTGTTTgaataattttaagaaaaatgagACAATACTAAGAATTTactaaaataatgaattaagaaaactattaaaaataaaataaaataaaattaaaaaataattttacaattagATTTATTTAAGGGCGGAACTCCCCACAGCACTAGCCCCCATTGTGAGCAAAACCTTGTACCCACCTCCCTTCATGGTTGCAAAACACACAAACCGCAATAGTGACCCTCGAAGAAGCATTTCTCGCGCCATCGGTGTTTAGCTTTAGCAAGCCTAAGGGCAGTCATTCCCATCAAATCAACGTAGGTTGCCTGCCAACGATTTGCTTGACGACCGGCCACATCTCCACCTGGGCCTCAATAACACTCGATGCTAATCGCATGCCTCTATCAAGAATACTCTCCTAATCAAAGCTTCAGCCATTAAACACTCGACTATTCCTGCTTGTTCATAGATACCAGCAAAGTGATCATTGATGATTCAACGATCAGTATAGTGAATTAGTATCCACCAATGAGtagaaaattatattttagatCCAAGTTGATTTAACTGTCAATATCAAAGATAAGAGaaaaaattgtttgaattaaAACTAAGTTGTAGAAGAGAATAAAAAGGAGAGTTTTCGATTGACAAAGGTAGTGTAAATAGAAAAAGCTATATAacaataatttttacaatttaataacttaaatgaaaattttaaataatataataactattttgtaactttttaagtttaatgactaaaatataaaattaattaatttttcagtCCACATAAACAGGCTTTGCTCTTTACATGCACAAATGTGAAAGCCCAAAACCAATCACCACTAAACAGAAAATAAATCCATTTTATAACATGGTTTTTGGATTGGCCCAAATCTGAAGAATCAAAAACAAATTCCGACCAGAGGCGTTCTGTTCTGTTCTTCTATTTATTTTTCCCAATCGAGTGTACTAACAGCGCCTGCAATagggaaaacaaagaaaaaaaccgAACATCAAAGATGAATACAGACATAACAGCTTCGGCCAAACCAGAGTACCCAGTTATAGATCGAAACCCTCCTTTCACCAAAGTCGTTGGCAATTTCAACACCCTCGATTACCTCCGTTTCACTACCATTACCGGCGTTTCAGTCACCGTCGGCTACCTCTCCGGTAACCCTTTTTTCTAATCTTGTAACATTGAAATGCATGTGGGTCTTTTCTTTTTTGATCTATTAGCATTTGAATTTGATTTAATTGGGGGAAAAAAGGGTTTTTGGTTCAAAGTttcatcctttttttttcttggttGATGCAGGGATAAAACCAGGATTAAAAGGGCCTTCAATGGTGACAGGAGGGTTGATTGGGTTAATGGGTGGATTTATGTACGCGTACCAGAACTCAGCGGGTCGACTCATGGGATTTTTCCCTAATGATGGCGAGGTCGCTCAGTACCAAAAACGTGGACTCAAAAACTAGCCAtttctctctttttctattcTCGTCTTTTCACTTTTATGTTTTTAGGAAAATTTGAATAATCTTCATTGCTGTCTTTGATTTCATGTTGTTCATTGCAAGGCATTTGTATTGCTGCTGTACTCTTTTGATGCTTTAAAATGTGACTTATATGGGTCTAAGATCCCACTGAAATGAGGTTGTCTTTGAATAACTGTTAGAAGGCACCAACCTTTTGATGCAATTGATTGTTTGCAGCATTAAAACGGCCtacttttgagttttctttgctTGATTCTTGCTAGCAAGTTATGTCAATTTTCAAAATGTTCAGGTTGCTTTTTATTGGCTTTATGGTTCGATCTTCCTCATTCATTGGTTTGTGTTAGCAAGTCATAGTTGTTCTTTTATTGGCATTATGGTCCTATCTTCCTACATTCGAGTTTTCATTGCTTGGTTCATGTTTGCAAGTTATATCAATTTCGaaatgtttctgtttcttttattggCATTATGGTTCCATCTTCCTACATTCAACTTTTCATTGCTTGGTTCGTATTAGCAAATGTTTTGGTTGTTTTTTTATTGGCATTATGGTTCCATCTTCCTACATTCGAGTTTTCATTGCTTGGTTTGTGGTAGCAAGTTATATCGATTTCGAAATGTTTCTGTTTTTTTTATTGGCATTACGTTCCATCTTCCTACATTCAAGTTTTCATTGCTTGGTTCGTGTTAGCAAGTTATATCGATTTTGGAAATCTTTTGGTTGTTTTTTATTGGCATTACGGTTCCATCTTCCTACATTTGAGTTGTCATTGCTTGGTTCATGTTAGCAAGTTATATTGATTTTCAAAATGTTTTGGTTGCTTTTTATTGGCTTTATGGTTCCATCTTCCTATATACAAGTTTTCATTGCTTGGTTCGTTGTAGCAAGTTATattgattttgaaatgtttttttttattggAATTACGGTTCCATCTTCCTACATTCGAGTTTTCATTGCTTGGTTCGTGTTAGTGAGTTATATTGATCTTCAAAATGTTTTGGTTGCTTTTTTTGGTTTTATGGTTCAATCTTTCCTCATTGTGTGCTTCATGTTAGCGAGTTATatcaattttcaaaatattttggtTGCTTTTTATTGACTTGATGGTTCCATTTTGGTCCGTCATCTAGGTTGGTTTTTAACAGTATAAATTGatgaattatttaatttaaatgattAGTTTATTCTTTGGTCCAatgtataaggactaatttgtccatttttttagtagagggAGTAAAATACAATTTGACTCCTAGTACAGCGGCCTCCACGGTACTTTTACCTTCCGTCTTTCCTCATTTCTTGGTTCGTGTCAACATATATAACTTATAGTTATGTGAATATTAGTTTCTTTTCGAGGGCATAGGTTAAAAGATTTGGGGCTTTTCAACTTACGACTCTTTGCGGTATTAGAATCTAAAGGATGTTCACCATCTTGATTTTCTTGAATTTCAGGTTCCTAGCTTCTTGTTATCACTTAAGAAGTATTCTGGTTAACTCTTTGGGCTATGTCATTATCGGTGTTGTAGTTTCTTCTTGGTTTAAAATTTCGTTACGCTTTCGGGGACATATAGTTCGGTGTCCTGGATGCTTGTTCTTTTTTGTTTTTAGATAACAATAGTCCTCCCTGCTATTCATTTTGATGTTGTAGTTTAATTTTTACTATGGGTTGTCCTCGAAAGATAGGACCAGGAAGCTGCCCTGTAAGAGACAGGTACCATCACTAGTCTTTAATATATTAGCACGAACACCATTGGTTAAgcttaagttgatattttggGAGATTGTTTTGTAATGTTAGGGGTGTAAATGTCGAGCTTGAGCTATCATTCAAGTTGAATTCGAGCTTAGTAACACTTGACTTGAAAGGCTCCCAAGTcttatcaagctttcatatttttatattattaaattacattattgcccttaatatatattattaaccttAAGTTTAATTATCAAGCCAAGCTCGAGCTTGAGTATAAAAATTGGTAAACGAGTTTAATTGAGCTCGAACTCGAGTAGTTCAATTATATCTCGAGCTTAAAAAACAAATGTTTGATTGAACTTGAGCTGAGTATCAAACTTTGAATTTCTAGTCGAGCTTGAGCTTTGGCAGTATTAGGACTCGGCCAGAATACATCCCTGGTAATGATTGGTTTTGTGAACTTTCATGGTCTTAAATATGCACATCGGTTGCCTCCGGTTTCTGACACCATAGCTTTTGTCAATTTACAAAGGCGTTTCTTCTTTCTTTCAATGAATATTTTTGAAGGACTGAATCCGATTTACAGACTCGATATCTGAAGATCGATGATCATGCCGAATACTTAGCAACTTTGACCTTGAAAACGGGCTGCACGTGGTGGCTGGTCGGCCGTAAAGTGGCAGCTTTTAAGCCCATAGAACCTATCTTTACTACCAACTAGAAACCTGTAGcccaagaatgaaagaaaaaaacaatggtgcacttttttttttgtccGAAACTTTTAGGTGTGTAACCGTGTGTTTAGTCTTACATTTGATTATTAGAAAACACATTTTTTTGACAGAGAAACATTGCCATTTAAATCACTGATTACACTCGatgtcactaaactattaataaatttatattttagtcacttaattttaaaaattataaaaagttattgaattatttaaattttttaattaagtcATTAGGCTGTTAAAATTAATGTTGTATAGCCCTCTCAATTCACATCACTCAATAATAAAAATTCTTCTTCCTATTTTCATGTataattttgttttttcttttcatGAAATTACTTTAAACATCACGAAACTAGGAATTAAAATGCAAATAGTTTTCTTCAATGATTTTTGACATTGAGAGTCAAATCAATTTGGATTTAGGATACGTTTTCTTACTCGTCAATGGATATTGATTTATCGTATTGGTAATTGAATTGTTGCTTAATGTTCATTGAtcaaacttttttttaaaaataataataaatctaaCAGTTTAATAACttgaataaaaattttcaaatagttcaatgattattttataatattttaaaattaaataattaaaatataaatttattaatagtttagtgactttgAGTGCAATTTACCCATAATGTTAAACAAAACTAAGATGTTTAGTTGTAGTCCAATGCTTAAAGAAAAGGTGGTTTTAGTTCATATGGTGAGATTGAGTCATGGATGACGTGGCTCCCTTAATGTCGTTGCTGGGTTCAATTGGATTGAATTTAAACACTAAAAAACAGTGAATTAAAGTTGAATGAAATGTTTGCATCACTTTTtgtcttttttaattttttattgtctATTTCATATGCAGGGTAAAAAAGCAAGTGACGTCATCCCACCACCTTATGTTCCTCAACTTATGTCATGTTCTTCCTTTATTCTTTGTTATAGAGTTGTTATCCACGCCGATTGAATCTTTATTCGATTAGTATTGATATTGTCATCAATTATAGTAGGATGTCAGTTTGAGTGTGCTGAAACACATTATTCTTCtatttaaaggttgaataagaactataaaaaattttaaacattgtATAAAAAAGAGCATTAACTCATTTACTTGTATAACCTCATTAGCTCATCAATCAAAATAATTGACATTATTAACTACTTCAATTGAAATGTCAACATCATTTTTTTCCTTGAAAACACCTCTCtcgatataaaaataatattgtcaaaattaaattaaatcaatcGATCGAACCAAAATCAAGAGTCAAATCGATAATATATAACCAAAACTATAGCAGGTTGCTACAAActaataataaataagtaaataggtAAATtgtcaaaatagtcacttttgtttgcctcatattatgttttagtcacttatttttgaaatgttacgttttaattACTTATGTTATTGTTTTGTTACGAAATGGCTACTCTGTCGTTAAGATCTGTTACCTTCCAAATGGCAGTACGACGTGACAGTGAATATGTATTTTAAATGCCAACATGGATGTCTAGTTGGGATGagaaaagttaatttttttttataaaaatagaatacAAAATTTTAGGCAGTTCAGTGTGAATAATTTAGGTTCTAAGGTAAATTTTGTATTCTATtttcataataaaaaaaaactaacatTTCTCATTCTACCTGGACATCTACGTTGGCATTTTAAACCCATTTTAACTGCAACATCAGACTGTCGTTTAGGAGTTAACAAAtcttaacggtagagtgaccattttgtaacaaaacgataatAATAGTGACTAAAATACAATCCAAAACAACCAAAAgtaactattttaataatttaccctaaattaatataccaaaaacATGGTAATCAGttattttgattatttcaattaaatttcatttaattatttttaaatgaataactTAATCATATACATCACACATGGGTCcaataatgaaaattttcattattattgggTTGGGAAGAATAAGACAAAGcttaaaaagaagaaaagaggaaAAAGTATAAGAGATAATAAATCAGCTTtaatcatataatatattttgcAGTCATAGGCTCTCTCAATCGTATTATGTTCATCAAATCCCCCACATGACGCACCATTGAGTTGTGTAGGTCCATTCTTGCTGACGCCAACTTTGTCTTCTCCTTAATTATTCTTCTCACaacttctaaaaaaaaatttaaaattatttttttttacaaatttatcGTACTGATACTCGAATCATCGCTTAGAGTTTAGTAGCTCAATTTTTTTTACGAAAGAAAACTTACGAACCTAGTGatctaaataaaaacttttaaataatttaatgactattttataactatttaaaattaagtgattaaaacataaattaaataccTTAGATGTAATTTACCATATAAATAAAATACAGCATGGTGGGTGAAGCAATACCGTTGATTGGAATTAGATACTTGTACCATAAGACTTATTATCAATTAGCCAATGCAAAATAGTCAACGATAAACCGTTGTATGTATATGGTGATTTTGGGAATATATCATTATGGTAAAATCCTGCCGCTATTGATGACTTTATTACATCCATGATTTAATGttgatgtttttaatattttaatttcattaaaaataattaaatttatcgaTTGAGTTTTAACTCGATTAGTATCGGTATTATTGTCAGTGTAAGAGGATTGTGTTTGAGTGCACTGAAACACATCGTCCTCCTATTTAAAAGTTGAGGTAAAACTATGAATAATTTTCTTTTTAGAGTTTACGAGCTATGGATAATAATAAAGACAgaatttgaatattttaaatttaataaagtgAGAAACTAAtttagttaaaaatattttttgaaaaataaaattaatttaatattttcaacGCCAAGTGATAAGTAGCTACTTACTTAgtcatatttattaatttaccaaaTAATTTATCGTACATAAATTTTCAGTTTATAACATAGAAAATAAAAgttgaaataaattatatttttaacaaaaataagatatttaaattaacatatttatcTTTTACCCAAaactatttaaaataatataaaaatattatattaataagattaaaactaataaataaatatttttaaatcagTATTTGTTTTTATCAAACAAGATAATTAtattcaatatttatattttacaatttaCTGAAACAATTTTTCTAATATAAATTAAGCACCTATAAAATTTAGTAAAAAAAATTCAACACTTAATTTTTGAGCActtaaatttttagtttatcaAACAACATCGGAGTAAAATGTTACAACGActatcaaacacaattaataaattaaatgttgaAAGTTCATTTTCAATACTTTATCAGCAACAcccttattttttaaatttggatttGTTTCAATTTGATCCCTTAACTTAGATTCCATTCAAGAGTAATGATGTAGCGCTCTGAATACTGTCAtatcatcacctgaaaataaaaaaaaaatcaggtGATAACATGATTTACCTTAACAAAATTCAAGTTCAAGACGATATTGTGAAACGTTGCCAAAGTTTTAAGATTAACGTGGGCCAGAAAAGATTTAGAGACCAACGTAAGAAACATTAATAAGTTCAGGGGCTAAATATTAATTTATccctatttttaattaattagtacTAATACCATTTCCCTTTTTTCCCTCAACATTTATCTCATTGACGTGTTTACTGTTCAATACAAGAAAAATAGCCCTTTTCGAGGGGAGAAAGAGAGCAAACACACATGTAAAAGGACAGCACTATGAAAAATATATGCACGAATTATAAAGTAATATTTGCTATTGGATCTCATAATCATCTTTTTTATCTTCAATATTTCAATCTCAAATTGTATGGTTTTGTTTGACTCAATTAGACTCCATCctctctttatatttttatttttattttatatttatttattaatttttacgtCGAGATAAAattttggtacctaattgattgaCTCGTAACACTAACTCAATAAAGAGTTTTAAGTATAGTATCCacgatatatttataaaaaatgatgtataaaataaACAAAGCTTTAGTTAAGATGATAATGTAAAGTGGGGGGATATTTCTAAACTTATTTcgagtttaaattatttttttgtaaGACAAAAACACTCTCATGATAAATGTTTTTACTTTGTAAAAAAAATGAGTTTTTGGtcatttattaactaaattaaaacatgagaatGTTTTTGTCTCATTGGTTTTTAATCTAGTTGGCTCGTGGCAACTAAGtttttagttatttattaattaaGGAAAAACATTTACCACGTGATACACGCGGACCTGTTtattaaattaacttaaaaaCTCATTTTTTCTACAAAGTAAAAACATTCAGTGTACCACATTATCTCATTCTGACGTTCAGTTAGAAAAAGTGGGTTTTTAGTCATTTATTAACTAAGTAAAAATTCATTTTCTAGTCATCCATTTATTTATACAATGGTCATAAGCTTTGAACTGTGATCCATAACACATAGATgtgtttattaaattaaatttgccaAAGTTGTTGCCATGAGCCAATTAGACTAAAAACGATTTAATGTATACGtgtacctcattttaacatacagagattattttttaaaaatagaaatagatggaaattttattactatttggtctaatttatatagattaatttgttcatttttacATAGATGGGATATATTGCAAATTGATTCCTAATAcaatgatgaaatttttaataaaaagatcAATTTACTCTctgatttaatatataaatactaatttatttatttttatgtactaatattaatttttaacagtaaatataaataaatttactatttaatataatatataaaaattaatttacgagattATTTGGCATTGCATCTCACCGTATTATCTCGAGGGGTACTATGATTCCAGAAGCACCTGATCTTATAACGATGACACGCAGAAACTAGAGAAGGAACCTGCCTACCATTTGCACGTTGCCACGTCATCTTCTCAcatataatatttacaatttgTTAACCTTCATTAAAAACAacaaataaaatgattataatatgataaaaacaaaaaaataaaaataaaataatgataaaaacaCGTTCGGGAAAGTTAGGGTTGCTTCGGGGAATGAGCAACCTGTCTTACTGCCAAGTACCCAACTTCCTGGTAGATGCGGCTTCCTCGAAACCCCCCCTCAATTTGTGATAATTTACACAACTGCCATTTACTCATGCATTGCTTCCGCCCATGGTATTTTGTTGATTCAGGCGTCTCTAAAATCTGATGTTAACGTGCAGTTAGTTTATTATTTAATCCCATATTCATGGATAACGACATCATTAATTATGtcttttttaatattattcttattttcGATAAgaattcaaattttttaaaatgtcgaaattaaattttaattttaggatagtaaaaataaaattttattattttaataatttatatccttataattaaattaatttttattattttttagggTCAAAATTTTAAagtgtttaaatgaatttttttattttaaaagggtCGAGCCCTCCTAACCCCTCTAATTGAGGCCTGATCCTTAAATAATATTcaagaaataaattaaaaattatgtattttattttcattttaatattaattgctaaaataaatttaacatcaattgtcaacacaagcaaaaaaaaaagtcaaaatttatgctcttaaaattgaaaaaatatttttatattatacatataaccCTAATCATTGAAGTAGATAAGATTATTATTCGACCAATAAAatgtaaattgaattaaaattatttattaatattttaatatttgtaaaTCAATTATAAATGTTTTTAGCGACAAATCAATAGGGGCGAATCTAGAGGGGTTTGGCATGGGACCTGTCCCTCCtaagataaaaaattattatttagatcctttaatttttttaaattttaaattaataaaggtaaaatttttttttggcctccttaaaattataaaaatttaatttaatcttttaaaaattataaagatatagactataaaaaattaaaatttcatttggcTCCCCTAAAAAATTATTCTGGCTTCGCCTCTGAAATCAATTATAAATTTTCGAgaggttaaaatgtaattttatcatttttgaggGGATTGAATTGATAATTTCCCATTACAAGAAGGCTAATGCTCTTGCTTGTCCTTTAAATTATCTCGTGGATGTCTTTACCATCGTTGTTTGAATTGAACCGACCGGTCGATCCGTTTGATTCGCAGACtaattaaatcatttttattattttaacaattatgtatatttttaaaaatttatttaatcgaaccgTATAAAGTATACCGATtcacttaaattatattttcttcttaattttttctttaaaatggACGGTGCTAAATTAACAGTAAGTAGTAAATAAAAAGTGAAAATTTCTTTTCCACATTGAAGCATATTCAATTGATAAAGTCGTCTTCTAGAATTAAAAAAAGGTCGTCAAATTCGAAGCCTTTTCCTATCTCACGCCAATTAGTTGTTGTATATTTTCGaagttgaaaataaaaaattggggAAAACTTGACTTATTATTTCGtccaattaaattttaataaatatataaattaaaaataaatatattattaattttattattttaatgactGAACACAGATTTTAAtaaatcttatatatatatatatatatatatatatattaaattagacATGTGATATTGAtccaaataaaaaaatcaaataatctTAATATATATTCAATTATATTTGGTTATGGTTTAGGCTGAGTTTGGACGGACAATGTACTTAGTTatggttagtgtaaaaataacaATGTTGGTGAAATTAGATACTTTAGCATTACACAAAAAGTAAGTTAAATGCACTGTATCCAATCGCCATCCAAACCCACCCTTAATCTGGTGGGATAGGTTAGTCAATTTTGACATTTGCCAAAATCAAATTGATCGAAAAAACTAgcttaaatataataaatatattaattcaaTACAACTAAACCAACCCAAAAAATCTGGAACGGTTAATTGAAGAGATCAACTGAATCAATGTCAGTTCAGTTTTGTTACTTTTCTTAATTAAAGTCGGTGGGGTCCGTTATTCCATGTTAAAATCGATTAATTTGGTTTGAAAAAAGAAAACTAATTGAACCCACGTATTAAACCGATTGCTCTCTTATGAAAGTTTGTGTATTACAAAGACTAGACtaaattaattatcaatttaatccttataaaattaaaaataatcaaataagtccgtataacaaaaataaaatttattgtataaaaagatgtcttaaaaaatattattttttaatttcccgtttaattccatttttttttttaaattttcaattagtAATAGAGGGACTGAATTGAATTTAGTCTCACACTCGGTTTGGAGCTGAGCGCACACGGCGGTCCACACGTTGTGAGCGAGTaaagattttttttctttcacgCTCTTTTTTGGAATTTTCGGAGTGGCATTCGTGTAAATACAAAAGACTACCAAGGGCGTTTATTGGTAAATTAATCACACTCACgactatatatataaaaataatgcaGGTGCCACCATTAGTTTTCCAGTGACCAGAACGAAAATCAAAACCATCCATCATCTTTAGATTAGAGACACAAAAAAGGGCTTTGACGGTTGTTGAAGaagaatttaaaagaaaaaaaagagctgCTGTTTTTTGACTAAGGTATGCTAATTATTTACTCTTCGGTTCATCGTTTTAATCCCTTTTTTTGGTTATCTATGGCTGATGATAAGTTGTGGGGTTGAAAAATCATTGTTTTTTGAGCTCAGTTTGAAGTTTATGTTTCGTTTTTTTGTTCACAATTTATGATTTGGGAATATGGGTTAGctctaaaattaataaaaatgttttttttttgtatttatgtttctgatgatgtcatatcaccaacttttttttttgtttaagttcAATTTGAAGCTTATGTTTCGTTTTTTGTTCATAATTTATGATTTGGGAATTTGGGTTAGctctaaaaataatcaaaatggtttttctttttgtgtgtgtgtgtatttGTGTTTTTTTATGATAATCACATcaccaacttttttttttttgtacttttggtagcttagaaaaatgaaattctggcattttttTTGATGATATATGAAGTATTTGCTTTAGCTTTACAAGTATCCCCTAATaataattaagaaaaagaaagCATTTCTATATGTTAGATTTAAATGAATCATGAATCTTGGAGCTGATCGCTCTTGTATTTAGATTGCTTGTTAGCTATGgcttccttttctttttattattgctTGGTTTTTCTCTGACTTTTTACCCCCTTTTTAGTTACATAATCtaatctcttttatttttcttggaTTTCTTTAAAACAGATTGTGATTGTCAAAATTGATGCTGAGGATCAAACAGATTGTGTTTTTGGTTAACGAGTGATTTTGCTTGATCGAGTGATTGTTTGCTGTTAGAAGACGAAGGTGTTACTAGTATTATCAACGAATTCTATCGAAAATCGAGCGCTTTATTGATAAGTGGGGTTCGGTTTAGATGCAAACGTCTCAGAAACACCAAACTCGGGTCAATATCCACAGGTTGTATCACCAACCTGCTAAGGATGTTGATCAATTTTGCTTGCCTCATATTCAGATATTAGAGAACAATGCATGTTCGGATGTCG harbors:
- the LOC108480839 gene encoding NADH-ubiquinone oxidoreductase 20.9 kDa subunit; the protein is MNTDITASAKPEYPVIDRNPPFTKVVGNFNTLDYLRFTTITGVSVTVGYLSGIKPGLKGPSMVTGGLIGLMGGFMYAYQNSAGRLMGFFPNDGEVAQYQKRGLKN